A genome region from Penaeus vannamei isolate JL-2024 chromosome 20, ASM4276789v1, whole genome shotgun sequence includes the following:
- the mms4 gene encoding crossover junction endonuclease EME1 produces MGPPVHTLSSSDDSDDSLPDLETSPQRKKPFHKHMKAQTLSSDDEDNKENEVRVDDKDNVTTKQQKAYTDDSDEEELYKRNELIIDDDAIVIVEENTQQNSKKNEFKFSMDPLDAFNEDLPDIHDFTLISSEAKQFSEEEEEKEKETQPLKPLTKKSRKEEVQMEKEAKRREREAMRLKKAAEKAEAKAQREAERTSKRAMKPGECMKYVIVQLDRRLLELAEGSQVISQLQEADLRYRVIDSPVAATTTILRVDPLTLQETLTEEAVLLLTANELVELVERQVYENGIGGLCQKCKSWKRELGISKLTLLTCGIESYLRNQKTNRNQNFRADILGEGSRPGRGRKRKVPGGNTGRAAAERVSRVDIETALVMAQVEGGINHRLMPDANKVGLFITQVTKAVAETPFKREKGGASFSWYAEGSSTNTVKIDKSGVGLLKLWHQQLRQFNNVGVEVAQAIAREYSSPCALVEAYRQCSSTKEASLLLADIPVRRGAGPLVSTRKIGPELSKKIHLFFTTTQPEVSLGQKT; encoded by the exons ATGGGACCTCCAGTTCACACATTGTCTTCTTCAGATGATTCTGATGACAG CTTGCCAGACTTGGAAACATCTCCTCAAAGGAAGAAACCATTTCATAAACACATGAAGGCTCAAACGCTTAGCtcagatgatgaagataataaggaGAATGAAGTAAGGGTCGATGATAAGGACAATGTTACCACAAAGCAACAGAAAGCTTATACAGATGATTCAGATGAAGAAGAGCTTTACAAGAGGAATGaattgattattgatgatgatgctattgttattgtaGAAGAAAACACGCAGcaaaattcaaagaaaaatgAGTTTAAGT TTTCAATGGATCCTTTAGATGCATTTAATGAAGATCTACCAGACATCCATGACTTTACACTCATTTCTTCTGAGGCTAAACAGTttagtgaagaagaagaggagaaagaaaag GAAACACAACCACTGAAGCCACtaacaaaaaaatcaaggaaagaggaagtacaaatggagaaagaagctaaacgtagagaaagggaggcaatGAGACTTAAAAAGGCTGCTGAGAAAGCTGAAGCAAAAGCGCAAAGAGAGGCAGAGCGAACATCCAAGCGTGCTATGAAACCTGGGGAGTGTATGAAA TATGTCATAGTGCAGTTGGATCGTCGCCTCTTGGAGCTTGCAGAAGGAAGCCAAGTAATTAGCCAGCTTCAAGAAGCAGATTTACGTTATAGGGTCATTGATTCTCCAGtggctgctactactacaatacTCCGAGTTGATCCCCTCACGTTACAG GAAACTCTAACAGAGGAAGCAGTATTACTACTTACTGCAAATGAACTTGTTGAACTTGTAGAGCGGCAGGTTTATGAAAATGGTATTGGTGGTTTGTGCCAGAAATGCAAGTCATGGAAAAGAGAACTCGGTATCTCAAAACTAACTCTTCTTACCTGTGGGATTGAGAGCTATCTaag GAatcaaaagacaaacagaaaccaGAATTTCCGAGCGGATATCTTAGGAGAAGGCAGCAGACCTGGACGTGGTAGGAAGAGGAAAGTCCCTGGTGGCAACACTGGTAGAGCTGCAGCAGAGCGGGTTAGTAG agtTGACATAGAGACAGCACTTGTGATGGCACAGGTTGAGGGTGGCATAAATCATCGTTTAATGCCTGATGCCAATAAAGTTGGCCTCTTCATCACCCAGGTCACAAAAGCTGTTGCTGAAACACCTTTCAA gCGAGAAAAAGGAGGAGCCTCATTTTCCTGGTATGCAGAAGGCAGCAGTACTAACACAGTCAAAATAGACAAATCTGGAGTTGGACTCTTAAAGCTGTGGCATCAACAACTGCGTCAGTTTAATAATGTAGGAGTAGAAGTTGCACAGGCAATAGCCAGAGAATATTCATCACCCTGTGCTTTAGTGGAG GCATATAGACAATGTAGTTCAACCAAGGAAGCTTCCCTGTTGCTTGCAGACATTCCAGTAAGAAGAGGTGCTGGGCCACTTGTCTCAACAAGAAAAATTGGACCAGAGCTTTCAAAGAAGATCCACTTGTTTTTTACTACAACACAACCTGAAGTCAGCTTAGGACAGAAAACTTAA
- the crn gene encoding crooked neck-like protein 1 encodes MTSKPQKMPKVAKVKDKSPAELQITAEQLLREAKERELEIVPPPPRQKISDPEELQEYRLKKRKAFEDNIRKNRGNISNWIKYAKWEEEQQEIRRSRSVYERALDVDHRNITLWLKYAEMEMRNRQVNHARNVWDRAVTILPRANQFWYKFTYMEEMLKNIAGGRQIFERWMEWEPDEQAWLTYIKFELRYKELDRARTIYERFVYVHPEPKNWIKYAHFEENHGYIQSARRVYERAIQFYGDDHFDENLFIAFAKFEEGQKEHDRARAIYRYALDHMPKEKCLTLYNEYTRHEKKYGDKSSIDDVISSKRKFQYEEAVKVNPHDYDTWFDYVRMLEADGNVDLIRETYERAIACVPPIKEKRHWRRYIYLWIYYAVFEELSTKDMERARQVYQMCIRLIPHKIFTFAEIWLLYAKFEIRQKDLAAARKALGQALGMCPKHKLFRGYIDLEIKLREFDRCRKLYEKWAEFDPENCKMWIQFSTLEAMLNDDQRARGIYELAIAQPRLDMPEYLWKSYIDFEVEQEEWDNVRNLYERLLERTHHVKVWISYAKCEHSMPVEDNVVHARAVFQKANRVLRSCQEKEQRLMLLEAWKEFEEEFGDDASAGKVKQLMPRKVTRRRQVTTEDGSQARWEEYIDYIFPDDEAAKPSLLLLAKAKEWVKKQQEQSQEVPEVREEKDGYEESAVVDPNLDRDDSDVDVGSSSSESSSESEEEPQEKGIKGKVRERKRKTSSSSNSDKESPPVTSRKRERRKSSSSSSSSSSSSSSSEEDEKTPKKTERNSSKNSSDDRNEARKEDRRRSEKRYSGDIHDERSRSRSDRKKREYNERDRQEERRERRRRTPSDRD; translated from the exons ATGACCAGCAAACCACAGAAAATGCCCAAAGTGGCAAAG GTGAAGGATAAATCACCTGCTGAACTCCAAATCACAGCAGAACAGCTGCTTAGGGAGgctaaagaaagagaattagagattgTCCCACCACCTCCTCGCCAAAAGATCTCTGATCCAGAAGAGCTCCAAGAATATCGACTGAAGAAAAGGAAGGCATTTGAAGATAACATCCGTAAGAACAGAGGCAATATCTCAAATTGGATCAAATATGCTAAATGGGAGGAAGAGCAGCAAGAAATTCGACGCTCAAG GTCTGTATATGAGAGAGCTCTGGATGTAGATCACAGAAACATTACACTATGGCTAAAATATGCAGAGATGGAGATGAGGAACCGTCAG GTGAATCATGCAAGAAATGTCTGGGACAGAGCAGTAACCATCCTACCTAGAGCAAATCAGTTTTGGTACAAGTTCACATACATGGAGGAAATGCTGAAAAATATTGCTGGTGGTCGTCAG ATCTTCGAACGCTGGATGGAATGGGAACCAGATGAGCAAGCCTGGCTAACCTATATCAAATTTGAACTACGTTACAAAGAATTAGACAGAGCCAGAACAATCTACGAGAGGTTTGTTTATGTCCACCCAGAACCTAAAAATTGGATAAAGTATGCTCACTTTGAAGAAAATCATGGCTACATACAGAGTGCCCGACGTGTTTATGAACGGGCAATACAATTCTATGGAGATGATCACTTTGATGAAAACCTTTTCATTGCCTTTGCCAAGTTTGAAGAAGGCCAGAAGGAGCATGACAGGGCAAGAGCTATCTACAGATATGCCCTTGACCACATGCCCAAAGAAAAGTGTCTCACTCTCTACAATGAATATACTCGTCACGAAAAGAAGTATGGAGACAAATCTTCTATTGATGATGTGATCTCTAGTAAGAGAAAGTTCCAATATGAAGAAGCTGTAAAGGTCAATCCCCATGATTATGACACTTGGTTTGACTATGTGAGAATGCTGGAAGCGGATGGAAACGTGGACCTCATACGAGAGACTTATGAGAGAGCAATAGCCTGTGTACCTCCTATAaag GAAAAACGGCACTGGCGGAGATATATCTACCTTTGGATTTATTATGCAGTATTTGAAGAACTTAGCACAAAAGATATGGAAAGAGCACGTCAGGTCTACCAAATGTGCATACGCCTAATTCCACACAAAATTTTTACCTTTGCAGAAATTTGGTTATTATATGCCAAGTTTGAAATTCGTCAAAAAGACTTGGCAGCAGCAAGAAAAGCCCTG GGTCAAGCTCTAGGTATGTGTCCCAAGCATAAACTTTTCCGTGGATATATTGACCTGGAAATCAAGCTACGTGAGTTTGACCGTTGCCGCAAGTTGTATGAGAAATGGGCTGAGTTTGACCCAGAAAACTGCAAGATGTGGATCCAGTTTTCAACCCTTGAGGCCATGCTGAACGATGATCAGCGCGCAAGGGGCATATATGAGCTGGCCATTGCTCAGCCCAGGCTTGATATGCCTGAGTACTTGTGGAAGTCATATATTGATTTTGAG GTGGAGCAAGAAGAATGGGATAATGTAAGGAACCTGTATGAACGTCTTCTAGAGCGTACTCATCATGTTAAAGTTTGGATTAGCTATGCCAAGTGTGAACATTCAATGCCAGTTGAAGATAATGTTGTCCATGCAAGGGCAGTCTTCCAGAAAGCCAATCGTGTCTTGCGCTCTTGCCAGGAAAAAGAACAGCGTTTAATGCTGCTAGAAGCCTGGAAGGAATTTGAAGAAGAATTTGGAGATGATGCAAGCGCAGGAAAAGTGAAACAGCTGATGCCCAGAAAGGTCACACGTCGACGACAGGTCACAACAGAAGATGGCTCACAAGCTCGATGGGAGGAATACATCGACTACATTTTCCCAGATGATGAGGCAGCCAAACCATCACTGCTCTTGTTAGCAAAGGCCAAAGAATGGGTCAAGAAACAGCAGGAGCAATCACAGGAGGTTCCAGAAgtcagggaagagaaagatggttATGAGGAGTCTGCTGTTGTTGATCCCAACTTGGACCGTGATGACAGTGATGTGGATGTGGGTTCATCCAGCAGTGAGTCTTccagtgagagtgaggaagagccTCAGGAGAAAGGAATCAAagggaaagttagagagagaaagagaaaaacatcctCAAGTAGCAATAGTGACAAGGAATCCCCACCTGTAActtcaaggaaaagagaaagaaggaaatcttcaagtagtagtagcagcagtagcagtagtagcagtagcagtgaagaagatgaaaagacacccaagaaaacagagagaaacagcagtAAAAATTCCTCTGATGACAGAAATGAAGccagaaaagaagacagaagaaggagtGAAAAAAGATACTCTGGTGATATTCATGATGAAAGGAGTAGGAGCCGATcagataggaagaaaagagaatataatgagagagatcgacaggaagaaagaagggagaggaggaggaggactccaTCAGACAGAGACTAA